One genomic window of Cupriavidus sp. P-10 includes the following:
- a CDS encoding CYTH and CHAD domain-containing protein — MERELKLELLQDDVDRLIGLPLLVACCVEPPHEDMLVSTYFDTPDWSLRRHRASLRVRQAGGHYVLTLKTYGKRFGGLYEREEFEAAIPGPTPDPGALREKLPQDTALGELIRQGDFAERLKPLFVTEIRRKVALLRLPQGDEIELALDLGLIRAGETTVPVRELEMEIQAGEPAHLAAFALQLLDEVPMRISRASKGDRGYALVAGQSAGVVRAEALRLDDDASAEAVFLCIIQGCLAQVAGNEDGVVNSTNLESVHQMRIGLRRLRSALDIYRSLIACPSALQDDIKWIAGELGPSRDWEVLIHTTLREAFDGAPADVGAGAVLSFASGIATEARQRAAQAVNSERYTRLMLAFSHWLGTAGWRSELDDPQRSTLARPAREFALKTLHDRHHRLLKRGRRMAKLDEQQRHRARIAAKKLRYATEFFESLFPAGKLRGFRSHLSDLQDDLGWRNDMAVADGLLRSLGAKNHDLALGSGYARGYLAGRVDADRQALRRLWKRFKTARLPV; from the coding sequence ATGGAACGCGAACTCAAGCTGGAACTGCTGCAGGACGATGTCGATCGCCTGATCGGCCTACCGCTGCTTGTTGCCTGCTGCGTGGAACCGCCTCACGAGGACATGCTCGTGAGCACGTATTTCGATACGCCAGACTGGTCCTTGCGCCGCCATCGTGCCTCGCTGCGTGTGCGCCAGGCGGGCGGGCACTATGTGCTGACGCTGAAGACCTATGGCAAGCGGTTTGGGGGGCTCTATGAGCGGGAGGAGTTCGAGGCGGCGATACCCGGTCCGACCCCCGATCCTGGTGCACTGCGGGAAAAGTTGCCGCAGGACACGGCCTTGGGCGAGCTGATTCGCCAGGGCGACTTCGCCGAGCGCCTGAAGCCGCTCTTCGTCACGGAGATCCGACGCAAGGTTGCATTGCTGCGCTTGCCACAAGGCGATGAAATAGAGTTGGCGCTCGATCTCGGCCTGATCCGGGCAGGGGAAACTACCGTACCGGTTCGCGAGCTGGAGATGGAGATCCAGGCGGGAGAGCCGGCCCATCTTGCTGCCTTCGCCTTGCAGTTGCTTGACGAAGTCCCGATGCGTATCAGCCGTGCCAGCAAGGGCGACCGGGGCTACGCATTGGTTGCCGGCCAATCCGCAGGGGTTGTTCGTGCCGAGGCACTGAGGCTCGATGATGACGCTTCTGCCGAAGCCGTTTTCCTATGCATTATTCAAGGTTGCCTGGCACAAGTTGCAGGGAACGAAGACGGCGTGGTCAACAGCACCAACCTGGAGAGTGTGCACCAGATGCGAATCGGTCTTCGGCGCCTGCGCTCTGCGCTGGATATCTACCGATCGCTGATTGCCTGTCCTTCGGCACTCCAGGATGACATCAAATGGATTGCAGGCGAACTGGGGCCATCGCGGGATTGGGAGGTGCTTATCCATACCACGTTGCGCGAAGCCTTTGACGGGGCGCCGGCCGACGTTGGCGCGGGCGCTGTGCTATCCTTTGCCAGTGGGATCGCAACCGAAGCCCGGCAGCGCGCGGCCCAGGCGGTGAACTCCGAACGCTACACGCGGCTGATGCTGGCATTCAGCCACTGGCTGGGCACCGCCGGCTGGCGCAGCGAGCTGGACGACCCGCAGCGCTCCACACTCGCCAGACCTGCCCGGGAGTTTGCGCTGAAGACCCTGCACGATCGCCATCACAGGCTGCTAAAGCGTGGTCGACGCATGGCGAAGCTTGATGAGCAGCAACGTCATCGCGCGCGTATTGCTGCCAAGAAGCTGCGCTATGCGACCGAGTTCTTCGAGTCGCTGTTTCCTGCGGGCAAGCTGCGAGGCTTTCGCAGCCACCTGTCCGACTTGCAGGATGACTTGGGATGGCGCAACGACATGGCCGTTGCAGATGGCCTGTTGCGTAGCCTTGGTGCCAAGAACCATGACCTGGCCTTGGGCTCAGGCTATGCGCGTGGCTATCTGGCAGGACGGGTGGATGCGGACAGGCAGGCGCTGCGTCGGCTCTGGAAGCGCTTTAAGACGGCTCGCCTGCCCGTCTAA
- a CDS encoding methyl-accepting chemotaxis protein yields MDHWTIRTRILASFAFILLVMTLMGAVAYNRLAAIDREVGVLQKDALPGLRHSVALQATWSELDALGWQAVTAGNEAERLRYLEQGREARQRLNAEEQNYQATIFREEDRARFGAYKQVRAQYDLAARVFSDPATWPGTAAAEAILRGPLHTRWIEGRKAVQVVVDDNDNAARKASASIVGSVDLAKTSIEVALLVAALAAAVCGYLLLRAVTVPMTSIIALLQHLRGGDLRQRLALGRRDEFHAVEEGFNQMSGELTSLVGQAQRTAIQVTTSVNEIAATARQQQATATETAATTTEIGATSREISATARDLVRTIHEVSSAAEQTAGLAGTGQVGLSRMEGTMQHVMDAAGSVNAKLATLNEKAGNINQVVTTIAKVADQTNLLSLNAAIEAEKAGEYGRGFSVVATEIRRLADQTEVATYDIEQMVREIQSAVSAGVMGMDKFSEEVRQEQPVHRAGAHVVITPRQQKD; encoded by the coding sequence GTGGATCACTGGACTATCCGCACTCGCATCCTGGCGAGCTTTGCCTTTATCCTGCTGGTCATGACGCTGATGGGCGCCGTGGCCTATAACCGGCTTGCGGCGATCGATCGCGAAGTCGGCGTCTTGCAGAAAGATGCCTTGCCTGGCCTACGACACAGCGTCGCGCTGCAGGCGACCTGGAGCGAACTCGATGCGCTGGGCTGGCAGGCCGTGACTGCGGGCAACGAGGCCGAGCGCCTGCGCTACCTCGAGCAGGGCCGCGAAGCTAGGCAGCGCCTGAATGCCGAAGAGCAGAACTACCAGGCCACCATTTTCCGCGAAGAAGACCGGGCACGCTTCGGCGCCTACAAGCAAGTCCGCGCCCAGTACGACCTTGCCGCCCGTGTCTTCAGCGATCCTGCCACCTGGCCGGGCACCGCGGCGGCCGAGGCCATTCTGCGCGGCCCGCTCCACACCCGCTGGATCGAAGGACGCAAGGCGGTGCAGGTCGTGGTCGATGACAATGACAACGCCGCCAGGAAGGCTTCCGCCAGTATCGTCGGGTCAGTCGACCTGGCCAAGACCAGTATCGAAGTGGCCTTGCTGGTGGCAGCGCTGGCCGCCGCGGTGTGTGGCTACCTGCTGCTGCGCGCTGTCACCGTGCCGATGACATCGATCATTGCACTGCTGCAGCACCTGCGCGGTGGCGACCTGCGTCAGCGGCTGGCACTGGGCCGGCGGGACGAGTTCCACGCGGTCGAGGAAGGCTTCAACCAGATGAGCGGCGAACTGACCTCGCTGGTGGGGCAGGCGCAGCGCACGGCGATCCAGGTCACCACCTCGGTCAACGAGATTGCCGCGACCGCGCGCCAGCAGCAGGCCACCGCCACCGAGACCGCCGCCACCACCACGGAAATCGGCGCCACGTCGCGCGAGATCTCGGCCACCGCGCGCGACCTGGTGCGCACCATCCATGAAGTCTCCAGCGCCGCCGAGCAGACGGCGGGACTGGCTGGCACCGGCCAGGTCGGCCTGTCGCGCATGGAAGGCACCATGCAACATGTGATGGACGCCGCCGGCTCGGTCAATGCCAAGCTTGCCACGCTCAATGAAAAGGCCGGCAATATCAACCAGGTGGTAACCACCATTGCCAAGGTGGCCGACCAGACCAACCTGTTGTCGCTGAACGCCGCGATCGAAGCCGAGAAGGCTGGCGAATACGGCCGCGGCTTCTCGGTGGTGGCGACCGAGATCCGCCGCCTGGCCGACCAGACCGAGGTGGCCACCTACGACATCGAGCAGATGGTGCGCGAGATCCAGTCGGCGGTGTCGGCGGGCGTGATGGGCATGGACAAGTTCTCGGAGGAAGTGCGCCAAGAACAGCCCGTCCACCGGGCTGGCGCGCACGTCGTCATAACCCCGCGCCAGCAGAAGGACTAG
- a CDS encoding transporter suffix domain-containing protein has product MANPDSQAGSLASATWRFRLGIGVLILAYGAWLAVPLAAFAGASATRIATLTGAIVAVNKIMLLVSVAVMGKPGFLRMKDMLLQRLRPSSPVDAVGPARHAVGLAMFCLPLVSAMLEPYVDAIWPDLRPKLWEAQLLGDLMLVASLFVLGGEFWNKVRALFIRTARVVDAGEPGGTG; this is encoded by the coding sequence ATGGCAAATCCCGACAGTCAGGCCGGATCCCTTGCATCTGCTACCTGGCGCTTCCGGCTCGGTATCGGCGTTCTAATCTTGGCGTATGGGGCTTGGCTGGCGGTTCCCTTGGCGGCCTTTGCAGGTGCATCCGCCACGCGCATTGCCACGCTGACCGGCGCTATCGTGGCCGTCAACAAGATCATGCTGCTGGTCAGCGTTGCGGTGATGGGCAAGCCAGGATTCTTGCGGATGAAGGACATGCTGCTCCAGCGCCTGAGACCTTCCTCTCCTGTCGACGCCGTTGGGCCGGCTCGCCATGCGGTCGGGCTCGCGATGTTCTGCCTGCCGCTTGTCTCGGCGATGCTGGAGCCTTACGTGGACGCGATCTGGCCCGACTTGCGACCGAAACTTTGGGAAGCACAATTACTCGGCGACCTGATGTTGGTCGCTAGCCTCTTCGTGCTCGGTGGCGAGTTTTGGAACAAGGTGCGAGCGCTGTTCATCCGCACAGCGCGCGTGGTGGACGCTGGCGAGCCGGGTGGCACTGGCTGA